The Pseudomonas sp. DG56-2 genome contains a region encoding:
- the ubiE gene encoding bifunctional demethylmenaquinone methyltransferase/2-methoxy-6-polyprenyl-1,4-benzoquinol methylase UbiE, whose protein sequence is MNDQRKGDNAEPTTHFGYQNVPESQKAEKVAEVFHSVAAKYDLMNDVLSGGMHRLWKRFTIELSGVRSGNRVLDIAGGTGDLAAKFSQLVGPTGQVVLADINESMLKVGRDRLLDRGVAGNIEFVQADAEKLPFPDNHFDCVTIAFGLRNVTHKEDAIRSMLRVLKPGGRLLVLEFSKPTSKLMSKVYDAYSFAFMPLAGKLITNDSESYRYLAESIRMHPDQETLKAMMVEAGFDRVTYHNMTSGIVALHRGIKP, encoded by the coding sequence ATGAACGATCAGCGCAAAGGCGACAACGCCGAACCCACCACTCATTTCGGTTACCAGAACGTGCCGGAAAGCCAGAAAGCGGAGAAAGTCGCTGAGGTTTTCCATTCGGTAGCAGCCAAGTACGACTTGATGAACGATGTGCTTTCCGGCGGCATGCACCGCCTGTGGAAGCGGTTCACTATCGAGCTGTCTGGTGTGCGCAGCGGTAACCGGGTACTGGATATCGCCGGCGGCACCGGTGATCTGGCAGCCAAGTTCTCACAATTGGTCGGCCCGACCGGCCAGGTAGTTCTGGCCGACATCAACGAGTCGATGCTCAAGGTCGGTCGCGACCGCCTGCTCGACCGTGGTGTCGCCGGCAACATCGAATTTGTCCAGGCCGACGCTGAAAAGCTGCCGTTCCCTGACAATCATTTCGACTGCGTCACCATCGCCTTCGGCCTGCGCAACGTCACCCACAAGGAAGATGCCATCCGCTCGATGCTGCGGGTGCTCAAACCGGGTGGACGCCTGTTGGTACTGGAGTTCTCCAAGCCGACCAGCAAGCTGATGTCCAAGGTCTACGATGCCTACTCGTTCGCCTTCATGCCACTGGCCGGCAAACTGATCACCAACGACTCGGAAAGCTACCGTTACCTGGCCGAATCGATCCGCATGCACCCTGATCAGGAAACCCTCAAGGCGATGATGGTCGAGGCCGGTTTCGACCGCGTGACCTACCACAACATGACCAGTGGCATCGTCGCCCTGCACCGCGGCATCAAGCCCTGA
- a CDS encoding phasin family protein, which produces MAGKKNSDKESSSWVGGIEKYSRKIWLAGLGIYSKIDQDGNKLFESLVKDGEKAEKQAKGSVDAAKASAKSATSRVGDVKDRALGKWSELEEAFDKRLNSAISRLGVPSRNEVKALHQQVDTLTKQIEKLTGASVKPASSKPAATKAAAKPLAKAAPKAAAKPAAKTAAAKPAAKPATKTAAAKPAAKAAAKPAAAKPAAAKKPAVKKAPAKPAAAKPAAPAASAAPASTAAPVTTAAAPTPAPSAAVSPTSQS; this is translated from the coding sequence ATGGCTGGCAAGAAGAATAGCGATAAAGAAAGCAGCTCCTGGGTCGGCGGGATCGAGAAGTACTCCCGCAAGATCTGGCTGGCTGGATTGGGTATCTACTCCAAGATCGACCAGGACGGCAACAAACTGTTCGAGTCGCTGGTCAAGGATGGTGAGAAGGCAGAGAAGCAGGCCAAGGGTTCAGTTGATGCGGCCAAAGCTTCGGCCAAGTCCGCCACTTCTCGTGTGGGTGATGTCAAAGACCGCGCCCTGGGTAAGTGGAGCGAGCTCGAAGAGGCTTTCGACAAGCGTCTGAACAGCGCAATCTCGCGCCTGGGCGTGCCGAGCCGCAATGAGGTCAAGGCGCTGCATCAGCAAGTGGATACCTTGACCAAGCAAATCGAAAAACTGACCGGTGCTTCGGTCAAGCCGGCTTCGAGCAAACCCGCCGCGACCAAGGCCGCCGCCAAGCCACTGGCCAAGGCAGCACCGAAAGCGGCAGCTAAACCTGCGGCGAAAACTGCAGCGGCCAAGCCTGCTGCCAAACCTGCGACAAAAACCGCAGCGGCCAAACCCGCTGCAAAAGCAGCCGCCAAGCCAGCAGCCGCCAAGCCTGCCGCGGCGAAAAAGCCAGCGGTGAAAAAAGCGCCGGCCAAACCAGCAGCAGCCAAGCCGGCAGCACCTGCAGCCAGCGCGGCTCCCGCATCAACCGCTGCGCCAGTGACAACTGCAGCGGCGCCCACGCCGGCACCTTCGGCAGCGGTAAGTCCTACCAGTCAGTCCTGA
- a CDS encoding phasin family protein: protein MAKVILKKKEDTQNSLGEVRGYARKIWLAGLGAYARVGQEGADYLKELVKAGESVEKRGKKRIDHELDAANTQIDSVKGEITSVKGKVEVQLDKIEKAFDTRVASALNRIGIPSKHDVEALSAKLDELTALLERVARKP, encoded by the coding sequence ATGGCAAAAGTTATCCTGAAGAAAAAAGAAGACACCCAGAACTCATTGGGTGAGGTGCGCGGCTATGCCCGCAAGATTTGGCTGGCAGGCCTTGGGGCCTACGCCCGGGTCGGTCAGGAAGGCGCCGACTACCTGAAAGAACTGGTCAAGGCCGGCGAGAGTGTAGAGAAGCGTGGCAAAAAGCGTATCGACCACGAGCTCGATGCAGCCAATACCCAGATCGATTCGGTCAAGGGTGAGATCACTAGCGTGAAGGGCAAAGTCGAAGTCCAACTCGATAAAATCGAAAAGGCTTTCGACACACGGGTCGCCAGCGCCTTGAATCGCATCGGCATTCCGTCTAAACATGACGTGGAGGCACTCTCTGCCAAGCTCGATGAGCTGACGGCATTGCTTGAACGTGTCGCACGTAAACCATAA
- a CDS encoding polyhydroxyalkanoic acid system family protein: MTQISVERKHSLGREAAREKAQGLVDKLAREYDLTARWNGDRVEVKRSGANGSVQIGEDTIRVELKLGMMLSMMSSTIKSEIERALDKALA, from the coding sequence ATGACTCAGATCAGCGTTGAGCGCAAACACAGCCTGGGCCGCGAAGCGGCTCGGGAGAAGGCCCAAGGCCTGGTCGACAAGCTGGCTCGCGAGTATGACCTCACTGCCCGCTGGAATGGCGACCGGGTCGAGGTCAAGCGCAGCGGTGCCAATGGCAGCGTACAGATCGGTGAAGACACCATCAGGGTTGAACTGAAGCTGGGCATGATGCTGTCGATGATGAGCAGCACCATCAAAAGTGAAATCGAACGGGCTCTGGACAAAGCCCTCGCCTAG